From Delphinus delphis chromosome X, mDelDel1.2, whole genome shotgun sequence, a single genomic window includes:
- the GJB1 gene encoding gap junction beta-1 protein, with protein MNWTGLYTLLSGVNRHSTAIGRVWLSVIFIFRIMVLVVAAESVWGDEKSSFICNTLQPGCNSVCYDHFFPISHVRLWSLQLILVSTPALLVAMHVAHQQHIEKKMLRLEGHGDPLHLEEVKRHKVHISGTLWWTYVISVVFRLLFEAAFMYVFYLLYPGYAMVRLVKCEAYPCPNTVDCFVSRPTEKTVFTVFMLAASGICIILNVAEVVYLIFRACARRAQRRSNPPSRKGSGGFGHRLSPEYKQNEINKLLSEQDGSLKDILRRSPGTGAGLAEKSDRCSAC; from the coding sequence ATGAATTGGACGGGTTTGTACACCTTGCTCAGTGGTGTGAACCGGCATTCTACTGCCATTGGCCGAGTGTGGCTCTCGGTCATCTTTATCTTCAGAATCATGGTGCTGGTGGTGGCTGCCGAGAGCGTGTGGGGTGACGAGAAgtcttccttcatctgtaacaccCTCCAGCCTGGCTGCAACAGCGTCTGCTACGACCACTTTTTCCCCATTTCCCATGTGCGTCTGTGGTCTCTGCAGCTCATCTTGGTTTCCACCCCAGCTCTCCTCGTGGCCATGCACGTGGCTCACCAGCAGCacatagaaaagaaaatgctgcGACTTGAGGGCCACGGGGACCCCCTACACCTGGAGGAGGTGAAGAGGCACAAGGTCCACATCTCAGGGACACTGTGGTGGACCTATGTCATCAGCGTGGTCTTCCGGCTGCTGTTCGAGGCCGCCTTCATGTACGTCTTTTATCTGCTCTACCCTGGCTATGCCATGGTGCGGCTGGTCAAATGTGAGGCCTACCCCTGCCCCAACACAGTGGACTGCTTCGTGTCCCGCCCCACGGAGAAAACCGTCTTCACCGTCTTCATGCTGGCCGCCTCCGGCATCTGTATCATCCTCAACGTGGCCGAGGTGGTGTACCTCATCTTCCGGGCCTGCGCCCGCCGAGCCCAGCGCCGCTCCAATCCGCCCTCCCGCAAGGGCTCCGGGGGCTTCGGCCACCGCCTCTCACCTGAGTACAAGCAGAACGAGATCAACAAGCTGCTCAGCGAGCAGGACGGCTCCCTGAAAGACATACTGCGCCGCAGCCCCGGCACCGGGGCCGGGCTGGCCGAGAAGAGCGACCGCTGCTCAGCCTGCTGA